From the Alphaproteobacteria bacterium genome, the window GAGGCGGGGGTGTGTGATGCTGTAGTGCGCTAGTATTTCACTGAGAAACAGACTGGCAAAATCTTCGGGGACACCGAAACGAATATCTCCAGATACGTCGGGCTCTTTAAAATAAGACAAGGCTGAATCATGGAGGTCCAAAATTTGCCTGGCATAACGATAAAAAACGTCACCATCCGGGGTGAGCTGGAAAGGCTTTGTGCGGTTGAGCAGTTTCTTGCCAATGGCGATTTCTAGGCGTGCTATCTGTTGACTAATTGCAGATTGAGTGCGTCCCAGCCTCTCTGCAGCAAGCGTAAAATTTCCCTGATCGACAACCATTAAAAAGCTCTGAAGCTGTGAAATATCAATAGTCATTAATTTTTTTAATCAATTTATGATAATTATTAATTTTACTTATTGCACAATTCGGTTTAGTCATCAATCATAAAAAAATTAAGAAATATGGCTTTGGATTTTCTTTTTCACGTTGATGCTCTTTCAGAAGTTATGATGGCGTTGGTTGGATTTATCACCATCATTATCGGCTTTTTTTCATGGCGGTATATGCGGGGAGACCAGTTTTTTGCTGTTTTTTACTGGCGCCTGCTCCTTCTTTTGATGTGCTTAGTTTCTTTAATTTCAGCAGATCATCTCGCCCTTTTTGTTTTTTCATGGATAGGAGCGAATTATTTTTTAAAGCAGTTGATGATCCACAAACCCAGTTGGGCTGCGGCTGAAAATGCGGGACGGTTGGCCTGGAAATATCTGGGGGTCGGCTCGTTGATTTTAGCTTTTTCTTTTGTGGTTCTCTATGTTGAGATGGGAACGGCGTCGATCAAAGCCATGACTGCGATGACTTATCACTCTGTCATGTTTGAGGTTGCCTTAGCGGGCATTGTGATTTCAGCATTGATTCAGTCAGCACAATGGCCTTTTCACAAATGGCTGTTAAGTTCTCTAAATTCACCAACGCCTGTTTCCGCATTGATGCACGCTGGGCTGGTGAATGGAGGGGGCTTTCTCCTGGTTCGTTTTTCTGGGCTCTTTGCCGACCATTCACATTGGCTTATGGTTTTGTTTATCTTTGGGGCCATTAGCTCTTTGCTCGGCACGTTTTGGAAACTTCTTCAAAATGATGTGAAACGCATGTTGGCGTGTTCAACGTTAAGTCAAATGGGCTTCATGGTGATTCAGTGTTCCCTAGGGCTTTTTGCGGCAGCGGTTGCCCACTTATGTTGGCACGGCCTGTTCAAAGCGTATTTATTTTTGAGCTCTGGTGGCGTTGCTTCAGAGAAAAGATTTGATAAACCGCTTCAGCTAACCCCCTTTCGGATTTTGATTGCTGTGTGCGCGGGGGCGTTATTTGCCTTTGCTTTTGCCTATGGCAGTGGGCGGTCTTTGACTGCGCTTACGACCAACAGTATCCTTGTTTTCATTGCTTTTATAGCTGGCGTTCAGATGGCATTTACCTTGCTGCAAGAGCCTGTTCGGTATGTTGTGCTTAAAGCCCTTTGCCTGGCCACGATTTTAGGTACTTTTTATGGCTATAATGTCTGGTTGATTGAATCACATTTGCCTGAAACCCTTATGGTTCCGAGGCCGTTGAATTGGGTTTTTATAGCTTATCTTGCTTTTATTTCTGCTGCTTGGGGAGTGATGATCGTTGTGCGTCAGTGGGATCAGAAGGGTAGAGTGCCTGTTTGGTATAAAAAACTATACGTAAAAGGGCTGAATGCGAGCCAACCAGCTCTAAAAACCATGACATTACAGCGCCTTTTTTATCGCTATAAATGATGAAAACAGAGCTGTTTTGAGTCAAAATAGGGCCGTTTTTGATCAAAAACACCCCTTAAAATGGAGATTTTGATGCTTAAGAAAATGATACAATCAAGTTGGAACAAGATGGCTCCCTTTTGGCCGTTACAAAATCTGATTGCAGTCAACCCGCTGCAGGGTTTGGAACATCTGCCGATACACGAATCTCTCAAAGAGGCGATGGCTACGTTTGAACAGGAACAATGGCCCCCTGAGCTGGATGCGCTTAATGCTGCCACCATTAAATGGTGTCAAACCTATTATGATAAAGATCAGGCCACCTTGAAATTGCCAGGGCGCCAACGGGGGTTTTATCAGTCGCTCTGTCAATTGCTTCCCCACGATTGTTATGTTCATCAAAATGATCCCAGCCTCAAAAAATGGCTACAGAAATTACCGTCCAATGCCTTGCAGGCCATTGAGTTGTGCTTGTTACGATTGGAGATACCAGAGGATGATCAAGAGCAATTTCTTTTCTTAATGCTTGTAACTCTTCCAGGGTGGGCCGCTCATGTGAAATACAGAGCGGAGTGGGCGCCAACACCTCGAGAGAGAGAGGCCATTGACTATCTTGCAGCGCGGTTGATTATAACCGTTTGTATGTGGCCTGAGGCGGCAAAGATTTTGCCTTTTTATCAACAACAGGTCACTCAACTCCCAGACGTCAAGGATCGATTATCCTCGATTGAAAAAACCGAAAAAATGTACGTTGATGATTTAAGCGCCAAACTAGAAAAATCAGCTTCCAAAATGACGGCAACAAACTCAGCGCCTGACGCGCAATTGGTGTTTTGTATTGATGTGCGATCAGAGCAAATCCGGCGCGCCATTGAAAAGCAGGGCAACTATCAAACAATCGGCTTTGCTGGCTTTTTTGGGTTGCCGATTTCAATTCGTAACGGTTTAAGCAAGGAGGAACATGCTTCTTGCCCGGTGCTTTTGAAACCAACTGCATGTGTTGAAAAAACACCGAAACGTCTCAAAAAAACCCGGCAATTTTATCGCACAACCCACGCCGTTAAGCGGCTTTATCAAGCTTTGAAATATTCCTTTTTAACCCCTCTTGCTTTGGTTGAAGCAACAGGAAGTTTATTTGGTTTTTGGGCCATGATGCGATCACTCTTCCCAAGGTGGACCTCACAAATTCAAAAAAAATTGTCAAAAGAACTGGGTAAAATTAATTTAAATCGGTTTGATTTGTCAGCTATTCCATTAGAGGATCAGGTGAAGCTTGCCTCTGGGGCGTTGCAGTTAATGGGGTTAACAAAAAATTATGCCACACAGGTGGTTTTTTGTGGCCATGGCAGCACCACCCAAAATAACGCGTTTGCCTCATCTTTAGATTGTGGGGCGTGTGGTGGCCATGAAGGATTAGACAATGCGCGTGTTTTGGCCCAAATTTTAAATCAGCAGGCTGTTCGAAAAGGTCTGCAAGAAAGAGGGCTCATTATTCCAGATCAAACGGTTTTTTATGGCGCGCGTCATGATACAACGACAGATCAGATTGATATTTATACATCTGATATTTCTGAAAAGGGGAGACAGCTCCAGCTTAGCCTGGGAAAGGCACGCCAAGAAAACATAAAAAATAGATTGAAAAAACTGCCCGTCACACAGTCAACCATCGACGCTGCCAAAACATTGAGCAGTGATTGGGCACAAGTGCGCCCTGAATGGGGATTGGCACGCAATGCCAGTTTAATTGTTGGCCCCAGATCATGGACACAGGAGATTAACCTTGAAGGCCGGTCATTTCTTCATGAGTATGAGTGGCAAACAGATACAGATAGTACCCATCTCACAACCATTATGACAGCTCCGATGGTTGTGGCCCATTGGATTAATATGCAGTACTTTTTTTCAACGTTGAACCCCGTTGCTTATGGTGCTGGCAGTAAGATCACCCAAAACATTACGGGGAAGATTGGGGTGATGCAGGGGAATGCGAGTGATTTGATGCATGGGCTGGCGCTTCAATCCGTTTATGAGAACGATACAACGCCCTATCATCAACCACTGCGTCTACAGGTGTTTATTTATGCGCCTTTGGAGCGGGTGCAGGAGATTGTCAACGCCCAGCCTAAGATTGCAGCATTGATTAAGAACAAGTGGATTTTTATCAATTGTTTTGATCCTGATCAAAAAGCAATGATTGCAGTATAAAGGGAGGATCCCTTTCCATTAACTTTCTCTCCAACGCCTTCTTTATCAGGACTTTCTTGTTTTTTTATGTGTTTTGGATATAACATCATAAAAAAAACAGGGTTTTAAAATGGCTTTTAAGAAAAAATTAGCTGCCGTCTCTCTTGTGTTTGCTCTTAATAGTACTCACGGTATTTATGAGCCGACATATTATACATCTTATCTTCCCCTTACAGTCAGGCCGTCAATTTGTAAGGATTACAAAAGCTCAAGTGCTAATGCTGTATGGTATATGTATCGCATCCTAACCGATCCAGAATCTATTTGGTATAAGGATGGTATAACAGGAAGCAGTGTGGTTTATGGGTATAAAGAATGCCTTAAAAGTTTAGCCAGTGTAGCACGAACATTTGACGTCACAAAAGGCGATAGAACAGGGGCTGAGAAATATCTTTTTGATATTAACAAAGGGCTTTTAAGTCCTGATAAAAACTCTGGTATTGGTCAAATTATTGCGGCGGTTGCTGCCTATATCCAAGCTGATATGCCGGCAGATATTAATCGTTTTCCTCAGATTAAACTGAATAATGGAAAAACCATGAATATAGCCCAGGCCGTTTCTTTCTTTGTGAAGCTGTTTAGAGAAGATGGAGCTCTAAAAACCAGCTTAGAATTACAGAAAATTTATACAGATGCATTTGGTGGTGGAAGGCTGGCGGCCGCAGCTGCTTCAGCATCTCGTGCCATGCAAAATGTATGGAAAGAGGGGGACCCCTACCATCCCCCATCAATCAAGAAAGCGATGGAAGCCGAGCAGCGTGCCATGGAGAGGGGACCTCGGTCACCTAGTCCTACCCGTCAAAGGGCGGCAGCTGCTAGAGCAAAAAATCGGGATGACATCAGAAAAAAATATAATCTCTAAAAGAAAATAGCTCTGTCCTCCTATTTTTTTGTCCTAAGCCGGCTATCATTTGGCCGGCTTTTTTTTATGCAGGAGTTCGAAGATTTTTGATGGTTAGGCCTAAAAGTTGGGTGATGAGTAGGTAAAGAGCAGCACCCATTCCAATAAGCCCAGCGACTTTGAGTTGACGGATATATAGAAAGTCTATGAGGTGAGAGTTTTTAAGAAGATGTAAGCCAAAGACCATGAGAATGGCAGCAACAAGGCAGATCCCTATTTTTTTCTGTAAAGCCCTAGAAGGTCTAAACCAGGTGTTCCGATGAAGCAAAACAATCAAGATCGTGAGTTGAATCCAATAAGCAATGCTGGTGCCAACGGCAATACCTACGTAACTATAAAATTGAGAGAGAATGATATTGATAACGATATTAGTGACCAGAATGAAGCTGGTTAAAATCACCGGGGTCCGGGTATCGCCCCGGGCAAAATAGGCGTTGGTGAGCACCTTGACCAACACAAAGGCAGGTAAGCCTACAATAAAGGCACGCAAACATTGTGAAGTTGCGTCAACGTCTTTCAGGGAAAAATGACCATAATGATAGAGAGACTGAACAATATCTGGCGCTAAAGTGAAGATGCCAAGCGCACAAGGAAATGCAAGATACAGAGACCCTAAAATACCTTTGTTCATTGTTTTAAGAGCTTCATTCGGGTGGTTCTGACCAATCTGCCGAGAGAGTTGCGGTAAAACAACCAGTCCCATGGATGCGCCAATGAGCCCTAGTGGAAATTGATTAATCCGATCAGCAAACGATAGATAGGAAATACCAGACGGAATGAAGGAGGCAATGATATCGGATGAGAGAAGATTGATTTGATAAATACCTGCCCCGTAAATACCAGGCAAAATCTTGTTGAAGAGCTGCTTCATAGATTTTGTCCATCGAGGCTTGATCACCCGAATGTTTAAATTTTTTTGTGCAACATACCAAACAAGACCCAGTTGCAAGGCGCCTGAGACCGGTATAGACCAACTCAGTGCAAAAGCTGTTTGAAGAGGTGAGGAAGAAAAGAGGGATATAAATAAAATGGCATTTATATTGAGTAAAATGGAGGAGGCTGAAGCAATGGCGAATTTGTTAAGACTATTGAGGATTGACATAAACAGAGAAGCAAGAGAAATAAAAATAATATAGGGAAACATGATTCGGCCGAGGTAAACCACAAGCTCAAAGGTTTGATTTTTCTCAAACCCCATGGCAATCAGGCCCATAACTTGTGGCATGAAGATTTCAAATACAGCCGTGAGCCCTATTAACATCAGGCACAGAAAGGCCAGTGTGTTGCTGACAAAGAGGCTTGCCGCTTTGGGGTGACGGTGCCAAATCTTGGTAAAAATCGGAATAAAGGCGGCATTAAAAGCCCCTTCGGCAAAGAGCCTGCGAAAGGTGTTGGGCAAACGAAAGCCAAGGAAGAAAGCATCTGTGATGGGTCCAGGGCCAATATAGGATGCAATGAGCATGTCCCGAACGTATCCAAGAGCCCGGCTGACCAGGATAAGACCACTTACTGTTGAAAAGGATTTAAGCAAAGCCAATGCTGATCCATGATTTTAGAGGGCGTGTCGAGGTCGTGATGCGTGTGCGAAGGACACAAGCTGAGGTCATGTTACTCGGCAAGGCGTTGTTTGAGAACCTTATTGAGACCACTGAGAGAACCCCCATGATTTTCAATAATTGAGCTATACTCGGAGCGCTGAGTCGTGCTCATACTCAAGCCTTCGACGATAACATCTGTAATACGATATTCACCATCACTATCTTTGAATACTTTCCACTCAACTTCAATGGGGGAAGCGTTGGGCTTTTTGATATCACTATAGACACGAATGAGGTTTGATTTACCCCCAGCAGGGCGAGCATGATTGACCACAAAGGATTCATCTTGATAATTTTTGAACCGTTCCGTATAGACATCTGCAATGGATTGTTTGAAGAGCTCAAAAAACTCCTTTTTCTCTTCCGTCGTGGCCGTGCGACGATAGCGACCCAGGACAAAAGTTGCGATGCTTTTTACAGCAAAATGATTGATGAAAATTTCTTCAAATTCTTTTTTCTGTTGAGCGGGATTATCTTTTTTAGCTGTTAAAACATGAATGGCTTTTGACCCCAAGTCTTTGATAAATGCTTCAGCTTCTTTGAGGTTTGCGTCCTCTGTTTTGGCATTTTGATCTTTCTCGGATGACTCAGCAGAAACACTCTCTTGTTCAGAGGCGTCTTCGGCTGCATCACTGACCGCCATGAACCATGGATTGAATAGGATCAGAAGAGAAAGGATGAAATATTTTTTTAACATTATTATTCAAATGCCTCATCATAAGTTAATGGTAAAGGTCCTTCAGAACTGGAAGGCTTACCATCACGGTTAAGGTGCGCACGGCGCTGCGCATAAAGTGAGCGAACGGTTGCATAAAAGTCTATGGACGTTTCTTTCAGTGAGTCAATTTCATCACTGTAATAAGCCCGTCTGGATAAAACTTCAGCTGACCAGCGAATGTAGATATACTCCTTTTTATCATTGGCGCGAAGAACCAGGTTTACTGGATCGCCGAAAGTATCAACACCTTGTCCCAGTGCATCGCGAAGTGAGCTTGGACCTAGAAGAGGAAGGACAAGATAGGGACCACTTTCAAACCCCCAACTTTCCAGGGTTTGTCCAAAATCTTCTTCATGTTTTTCGAGGCCAATCTCTGAGGCAACATCAAAAAGACCCACTATACCCAATGTTGAGTTAACAATAAAACGCCCTAGGGTTTCAAAGGCATCATCGATCTTCCCCTGGAGAGCAGAGTTCACAAAGCGAACAGGTTCCATAAGATTGCTCAGGGTGTTTCGAACACCCGTTTGAACAAAATCAGGCAGAAATGTTTTATAGATCATTGCCAAGGGATTGATGACAATTATATCGGCAAAGTCGTTGATCATGAACATGAGGCGATTAAAAGGTTCTAATGGATCGTCAATCTCACCTTCATTATAATTTTCAAGAACGTCCTCAGCGGTGATGGAATGATTGTCAGTGGATGTAGCCGGAGGTTTGGTTTGGATGTTTGGCTGTGGAAGGTATATGGTTGTTGCCAGTGG encodes:
- a CDS encoding DUF2309 domain-containing protein translates to MEILMLKKMIQSSWNKMAPFWPLQNLIAVNPLQGLEHLPIHESLKEAMATFEQEQWPPELDALNAATIKWCQTYYDKDQATLKLPGRQRGFYQSLCQLLPHDCYVHQNDPSLKKWLQKLPSNALQAIELCLLRLEIPEDDQEQFLFLMLVTLPGWAAHVKYRAEWAPTPREREAIDYLAARLIITVCMWPEAAKILPFYQQQVTQLPDVKDRLSSIEKTEKMYVDDLSAKLEKSASKMTATNSAPDAQLVFCIDVRSEQIRRAIEKQGNYQTIGFAGFFGLPISIRNGLSKEEHASCPVLLKPTACVEKTPKRLKKTRQFYRTTHAVKRLYQALKYSFLTPLALVEATGSLFGFWAMMRSLFPRWTSQIQKKLSKELGKINLNRFDLSAIPLEDQVKLASGALQLMGLTKNYATQVVFCGHGSTTQNNAFASSLDCGACGGHEGLDNARVLAQILNQQAVRKGLQERGLIIPDQTVFYGARHDTTTDQIDIYTSDISEKGRQLQLSLGKARQENIKNRLKKLPVTQSTIDAAKTLSSDWAQVRPEWGLARNASLIVGPRSWTQEINLEGRSFLHEYEWQTDTDSTHLTTIMTAPMVVAHWINMQYFFSTLNPVAYGAGSKITQNITGKIGVMQGNASDLMHGLALQSVYENDTTPYHQPLRLQVFIYAPLERVQEIVNAQPKIAALIKNKWIFINCFDPDQKAMIAV
- the mviN gene encoding murein biosynthesis integral membrane protein MurJ, translated to MALLKSFSTVSGLILVSRALGYVRDMLIASYIGPGPITDAFFLGFRLPNTFRRLFAEGAFNAAFIPIFTKIWHRHPKAASLFVSNTLAFLCLMLIGLTAVFEIFMPQVMGLIAMGFEKNQTFELVVYLGRIMFPYIIFISLASLFMSILNSLNKFAIASASSILLNINAILFISLFSSSPLQTAFALSWSIPVSGALQLGLVWYVAQKNLNIRVIKPRWTKSMKQLFNKILPGIYGAGIYQINLLSSDIIASFIPSGISYLSFADRINQFPLGLIGASMGLVVLPQLSRQIGQNHPNEALKTMNKGILGSLYLAFPCALGIFTLAPDIVQSLYHYGHFSLKDVDATSQCLRAFIVGLPAFVLVKVLTNAYFARGDTRTPVILTSFILVTNIVINIILSQFYSYVGIAVGTSIAYWIQLTILIVLLHRNTWFRPSRALQKKIGICLVAAILMVFGLHLLKNSHLIDFLYIRQLKVAGLIGMGAALYLLITQLLGLTIKNLRTPA
- a CDS encoding toluene tolerance protein, giving the protein MLKKYFILSLLILFNPWFMAVSDAAEDASEQESVSAESSEKDQNAKTEDANLKEAEAFIKDLGSKAIHVLTAKKDNPAQQKKEFEEIFINHFAVKSIATFVLGRYRRTATTEEKKEFFELFKQSIADVYTERFKNYQDESFVVNHARPAGGKSNLIRVYSDIKKPNASPIEVEWKVFKDSDGEYRITDVIVEGLSMSTTQRSEYSSIIENHGGSLSGLNKVLKQRLAE
- a CDS encoding ABC transporter, encoding MVGIMKLVKCITITAFTWVLCFQGPLATTIYLPQPNIQTKPPATSTDNHSITAEDVLENYNEGEIDDPLEPFNRLMFMINDFADIIVINPLAMIYKTFLPDFVQTGVRNTLSNLMEPVRFVNSALQGKIDDAFETLGRFIVNSTLGIVGLFDVASEIGLEKHEEDFGQTLESWGFESGPYLVLPLLGPSSLRDALGQGVDTFGDPVNLVLRANDKKEYIYIRWSAEVLSRRAYYSDEIDSLKETSIDFYATVRSLYAQRRAHLNRDGKPSSSEGPLPLTYDEAFE